The following DNA comes from candidate division WOR-3 bacterium.
GTCTGCCACCTCGTCCCGCAGCCAGGACAAGTCCAACACTCGGTCAACCCGTTTCAGTACATGGTCGTCGGGCACCAGGTCCCGAAGCGGACAGGCGACGAAGATGTCCTCACGCCAGCGGTCCTGATTACCTACCATTGTCAGTGGAGTCCTTTCGGTTGGGCGTCACCATCCCTTCAGACGCTCCAGCCGTCAGAAAGATGTCAAGACTTTTTCAACAGCCCCAGTGTCCCTGTTTTCCCCCGGGTTGAATCGCTCCTCGCATCCTCAACCGGTTCGCGGATGACTACCCTCCGGGTAGCTTGGGGGCAGACCACCCGGCGGGAAGATGGTGCTCTTTTTCACAGGTAGGGGGGTGCAGACGCCATAAGTATATGAAGGGCAGGGCGGAAAACGGGGACTGTACCGCGCTAAGTCTGACGCAAGCGCTCCGAGGGACTGTCCCCAGTTTTCCGCGAGAAGCAGCCCGAAGTCCGAAGAGAACCATTGCCACCAGGACACTAGGTCACCAAGGTCCGGCGGGAAGGAGAAGCGGCCGGCAGGTTCTCTGCCGGCCGCCCTGCCAACGTCAGTCGAGCGGGAGCGGCTTGCTCTGTGCCGTGCCGCCTGCGGCTATCGTCCGACTCGGAGTTGCCGGCGTCCGGCCTTCGGCAGCCGGTAGTCCGCGCAGGGCTCGGTCTGCTCCTCTGCCAGGACGAGCTGGCAGAAGTCACATTTCAGGCAGGTTTCGAGTTTCACCGCGTAGGTTCCCTGTTGCCGTCCGCCGCAGAGCGTGCCGGCAACCGCCCAGCAGACTCGACCGGCCCTGGTGCCGCGGTTGATGCCGTCCGCGCCGACGTCGGTGGCTGCCGGGCAGGTCAGCTCGGCACCGGGGCCGCGACCGCAATTCTTGAACTCCCAGCAGTTGAGCGGCCGCGGCCTGCGACTGCGGACGACCTTCTTCGCTGGCATCCGACTATGCGGTGGCCTTGGACGGCTTGCCCCACCAGAGGTTCGCCAGGTCGAGGACCAGGACCAGGCCGAAGAGCGTGGCCATCAGGAAACCTGCGCCCATGAAGAGGTAGGCGAACCCGGTCGCGGCGTAGCGCGTGAGCCACATCCCGCCGGCGTCGAGCACGGGCAGAGAGAAGGCGAGAAACCCGAACAGGCCCTTCAGCTTGGGGCCGTAGGTGGAGAACATGAAGAAGAGCATTACCCACATGAACATCATCGCCCAGCCGCCGAGGTGGGTGTGAGTCACGCCGACCAGGTCGCCGAATTCCTTGGCGTAGATCATCTTTTCTTCAGAGCCGCGCTCGTTCTCGATTGCGCCCTGCACGGTGAACTTTGTCTTGTGGTAGATATTGAGAACACCGACCAGATAGGTGAGTCCGATGAGCAGCAGGAAGAAGGTAATCGTGACCTTGGCGTATCTCGGCAGTGCCGGCAGAGAGTATCCGTTCATCTCCGTTCCTTTCCCGCGCTACTGCTCCGGCGCGAGGTAGACCGCCTCGTAGAGGGCGATTGCTTTCTTGACCGCGAAGGCGGTCGCGCGCGAAGAGATGGTCGCGCCGGACACGGCATCGACGTCCTTGCCGACGGACAGCGCGCTCTTGCTGGTCTTGCCGATGAACTGCTCGAGGAAACGCCGGGTCGATATCGGCCGGCCGCGCTGCTCGACGTAGGACATCACAGCCATGTTCGTGACTTTGCCCGTCAGGTCAAGTGCGACGATGTAGTGCACCGGGCCCCACTTGCCGGGCTGCATCTCCATTACGGCAACGCCGGTCTTTTTCCCGTCCTTCGTGCCGAAGTAGAACGTCACCGTGTCGTTCACCGCGACATCGTCGGTCTTCGCCCCGGCCGGGTACATCGTCCACTTGCCGCCGCAGACGGCCTTGACCGCCGCGATCTGTTCGGCGGTTAGTGCCGTGGCCTCGGGCAGGACCTTGCCGGCGTCGGGGAACATTGCCTTCAGCGCCGCGTCGTGGTTCAGAAGTACCACCGCGCCGGCCGGGCCGGCAAACACGACCAGCAGTAGCGCCGTAATCAACCATCCATATCTCTTCACTATTCGCTTTCCTTTCTTCGCGTACACTGCAATCACCGACCGGCAGGGGAAGTGGCTATTCCCTGCAATAGCGTGCTGTCCAGGGCGCTGGCCAGGCCGGGCGTGCAGAATGCTCGCATACTATCGTTGATCAATATCGCTTCCATGCCGCCGGTCTTCTCGACCAACGGCAGGGCGGCCACACCACGGAGGAATAGTATCTTGGACCAGCCTTGCGCCGTCAGCGGATCACGCATCACGATGGTCGTGCTTATCGTGCCCCGCTGGGGCCAGCCCGTTGCCGGGTCGATTATGTGGCAATAGCGAACGCTCTCCGCGGGGACCTGACCGGAACCCGCCGCGGCGTTCTGGAGCGTGTCCCGAGGCGGGCCCCAGAAGAAACGCTCGTAGTCACCGGAAGTGACGACCGCCAGGTTCGATGCCGCGATCAGCCCGACAAGACCGTCGCTTCGGGGTGAACGGATGCCGACCTTCCAGTTCTTGCCGCCCTTCTTGCCCATGGCGTAGACGTCGCCGCCGAGGTCGATGAGCGCGGAATCGACGCCCTCCTGCCGCAGCACGCGCGCCGCTTCGGCGAGGCCGTAGCCCTTGGCGATGCCGCCCAGGTCGATGGCAACATCCGGCCGGAGTTTGGTTACCCGGCCCGGTTCGAGTACGAGATTCCTGTAGCCGACGAGCTTGAGACAGGAGTCTATCGACCGCTGAGAAGGTACTGCCTGGCGGTCGCCGTAGAAACCCCACAGCTCCACCAGCGGCTTGATGGTGATGTCAAATGCGCCTCCCGAGACTTCGCTCACCGCGACCGCAGCCTTGACGACCTCGACCACCTCCGGGTCGGTAAGGGGCGTGTTGTTGACGTTGAAGGCGTAGACCGGGCTGGTCGAGTCCAGGAAGTTGAACTTGTGAGATATCTCCTCCAGCCGTCCGAAGGCGGCCGCAATTGCCTTGTCCGCAGTCTGCGCCGGACCCGTCGCCTGGATCGTGACGTAAGTGTCCATCATCAGCCGGGTCTGCTTGCGGACATCGGTCTTGCCCTGGCGGCAGGAGGGAAGCAGAAGGCCTGCCGCCAGGGCTACCAAAAGAGCGCTCCACGCCACCAGGTACGGCCTGCGAGGCGCAGCAGACCGCGGGCGGCGAGCGCTCATACGACGCATCTCTGGTTTAGAAGACAGTCCGCCAGCCCAGGGTTATGCGGTTGAAGTCGAGCTTGCAGAGGGTGCCGTCGCCGACTTTCCACAGACCCTTGTTGTATTCCAGCATCAGCGCGGAACCCGGGATGACCCAGTACTGCACCGTGGCGCCGATGGTCGTGTAGCTTTCGCCGATTGCCTGTCCATTGTGCATGTTGGTCACGTTGCTGCTGCCCGTGGTGTAGCCGAGCTTGCCCCAGGTCGTCCAATCCGGGCTGCTCTGGTCGTAGACCAGATTGAAGCCCAGCTTGTCCGGGATGACGTTCACGCCGGCTGTAACGTACCATGCCGTCGGCTTGCGGGTGTAGGTCGTGGTGTCAATCCCGCCCTCGGGCTTGTGGTTGAACACCGGGACTCCGGCCCAGCTTCCTCCGAAGCACTCCCCGCGGAAATAGACCGGTCCGAAGTCGCCGCCCAGCCCGACCGCGTAGCGCGACCACGGCTCCAGCGCACCGTCCGCGCCTTCCTTGCCGAAGCCGTAGGACCCGAGCAGGCGCAGCTTCCAGAAGGTCGGCGCAACGTGGAACAGCAGCGACTTGTTGCTGTTGTCGTCGCCGATCATCTGTTCGCCGGCCAGCAGGTACGCGTAGGCGGGAATCGAGAAGCCGCCGCCCGGCTCGAACGACCTGTAGAGCTCGATGCCGAGGTCGTGCCACTCGCCGCCATAGGCGTTGGCCGACGACTTGTGCATCCGGTTGTGTTCCTGGTAGCTCTTCTTCTCGCCGTAGTCCTCAGAGAAGATGGGGCGAATAATGCCGGTCGTCATCTGCACCTGCCACGGCAGCATCAACGCGATGTTGGCCTCAGGGAAGCTCACCGCTTTCAATGTGCCTGTGCCCTGCTGGGTACCGAGCTTCTTGCCCAGCGACGGCGTGGCGCCTGTGGCTGTGCCGCCGCAGTCGGCCAGGACGTTGATCGAGATATCGTTGGTCAACTGAGCGTTGAAGTAGAGGCCGACACCGTGCGACATCAGGTACGTGTTCACACGTCCGGTGGTGTCGTACGCGGTCGCAACCGGGTTGCCGGCCGAATCGCGGCTCGGCTGAATGCCGGACCCGCTGCTTACATCGAAAAGGACCCAGCCGATGTCGCCGCCGAAGTTGAGTTGGGCGCCCATCGCTCCGGTTGCCGCCAGGGCCGTGACCAGCACGGCGGCAAGCAGCACTTTCTGTTTGGTCATCCTATCTCCTTCTCCTCGGGGAGTTGCGGTCTTGCCCGGCATGCAGAATCCGCCGAATTGGAGGATGCGCCTCGACATGTACCCGGGTTCTTCCTTGCTGGCTTTCTGCCGCCATTGCCCAAGCCTACGCGAGGGTCTGCGGTCAGACGGAAAGACATCGGGCAATGAACATCACGTTTCGTGCCACCCCGGCGCGCCCGTTTACAGGCTGGTTGTGGCGTCGAAGGCCGTCCAACCGGGCAGTAGGTGGCGGTAATCCGCCATTCCGGCGGGGCTATTCCTCGCGAGACCCGGCCGCCGGGGCTGCGGCGGTGGCGGCGGCCAGCAGGTAGAGTTCGGCCACGATGTCGCCGGGAAAGTGCAGCGCCCGGTCGAACCAGCCGCGGCGGTTGCTGCCTTTCTTGATGAGCTGCCTGACGTTCTGCCAGAAAGCCGGGAAGTAGGCCCAGGACAGGGCCAGCGAGCGCGCCAGCCATCCGGGCCGGATGCCGAAGATGCGCAACGGCGCGAGCAGACGCTCGAGACCCATGGCTACTTCCACGGGAGCGGTTGTCTGCGCCAGGAGCGCGGTCGCGAGGAAGAGGAGCAGCATGCGGGCGGTGAAGATGGCGCCGTCATGCAGCCCTGCCTCGGTGATCCGCAGGGGGCCGAACTCCCAGAGAACCTTGCCCCAGGGAGAGAAGATGACCGGCAGCAGGAACGACATCAGCAGTAGTGCCCAGATGCGCCCGAACCCGGCCGCGAGCCGGCCGAGTCCGACCCGACCCGCAAACGTAAGGATAGCGAGCAGGCCGAAAACTGCCACGTAGAGCCGATAGTCGGAGAAGATGACAACGAGGAGCCCGATCGCGATCACAGCCGCGACCTTGAAGTCCGGGCGCAGCCGCCCAAGGAGACTCTGGGGACTTCGGGTTTCCGGGGGGCTGGGGTTCGGGTACTTGAATCCCGGAGTCCCTGGCTCCTTGATCCCTGCTCCGGACTCCAGCCTCCGCACTGCCTGGATCGCTATGACCCCGGTCAGGACACCGGTCACAACGGCGGAGAGCCCGAGCCAGGGCCAGAGCCAGAGGACGCCGCTGCTGCGAATGAACAGCAGGTAGACCAGGGCCACTTGGGCCGCAATGTGGCTGACCGCTCCGCCGACACTGATGCCGACTAGTCCGAACGAGAACATGCCGCGGCCCGAGAGTTGAAAGAGCAGAATCATGACCAGGGCGCTCACCACGCCGCCGGAGAAGGAGAGAACGAACGTGGGCGTCAGGAACGTCCCCATGACCATCGAGCTGACCAGGGTTCGGAGCACCGCGAGTTC
Coding sequences within:
- a CDS encoding FMN-binding protein, whose product is MKRYGWLITALLLVVFAGPAGAVVLLNHDAALKAMFPDAGKVLPEATALTAEQIAAVKAVCGGKWTMYPAGAKTDDVAVNDTVTFYFGTKDGKKTGVAVMEMQPGKWGPVHYIVALDLTGKVTNMAVMSYVEQRGRPISTRRFLEQFIGKTSKSALSVGKDVDAVSGATISSRATAFAVKKAIALYEAVYLAPEQ
- a CDS encoding FAD:protein FMN transferase → MRRMSARRPRSAAPRRPYLVAWSALLVALAAGLLLPSCRQGKTDVRKQTRLMMDTYVTIQATGPAQTADKAIAAAFGRLEEISHKFNFLDSTSPVYAFNVNNTPLTDPEVVEVVKAAVAVSEVSGGAFDITIKPLVELWGFYGDRQAVPSQRSIDSCLKLVGYRNLVLEPGRVTKLRPDVAIDLGGIAKGYGLAEAARVLRQEGVDSALIDLGGDVYAMGKKGGKNWKVGIRSPRSDGLVGLIAASNLAVVTSGDYERFFWGPPRDTLQNAAAGSGQVPAESVRYCHIIDPATGWPQRGTISTTIVMRDPLTAQGWSKILFLRGVAALPLVEKTGGMEAILINDSMRAFCTPGLASALDSTLLQGIATSPAGR